From Spirosoma aerolatum, one genomic window encodes:
- a CDS encoding zinc-dependent alcohol dehydrogenase: MRAAVFHKIGDIRVENTADPRIEDARDALIRVTSTAICGSDLHIYDGFIPQLENEVIGHEFMGIVEEVGTGVTNLKKGDRVVVPFTIACGHCFFCQQNLQMQCENSNHKHYGPDGDLLSEKGGGLFGYTDLYGGYNGGQAEYVRVPYADYGLRHVPESLKDEQVIFLTDIFPTGWSAIEWGELKGGETVAIFGSGPVGLMAQKSAWIQGAGRVIAIDPLNYRLERARRVNKVETLNPDEVDVVEAIRSMTSGRGADVCVDAVGMEANRSLLEKAKAVINLEKGTTKVLELCFRAVRRGGIVSVVGVYGSPTDNFPIGRVFDKGITIRTGQSFVHKNIDHLLDLVVQGKVVLDDIISHILPLSEASRAYELFKNKEDDCTKVVLKP; encoded by the coding sequence ATGAGAGCTGCCGTATTCCATAAAATTGGCGATATCCGCGTTGAAAATACCGCTGATCCACGCATTGAAGATGCTCGTGATGCACTGATTCGCGTAACCTCTACGGCCATCTGCGGCTCCGATCTACACATTTATGACGGGTTCATTCCCCAACTGGAAAATGAGGTGATCGGCCATGAGTTTATGGGTATTGTGGAAGAGGTAGGCACTGGTGTCACGAACCTGAAAAAAGGCGATCGGGTGGTCGTTCCCTTTACCATTGCCTGTGGCCATTGCTTTTTCTGTCAGCAGAACCTGCAAATGCAGTGTGAGAACTCAAACCACAAACATTATGGCCCTGATGGGGATCTGCTCAGTGAAAAAGGGGGTGGTTTGTTTGGGTATACCGATCTTTATGGTGGCTACAACGGTGGACAGGCCGAGTATGTCCGTGTACCCTATGCCGATTATGGGCTGCGACACGTCCCCGAATCGCTGAAGGATGAACAGGTGATTTTTTTGACCGATATTTTCCCAACCGGCTGGAGCGCTATCGAATGGGGCGAACTGAAAGGGGGCGAAACAGTGGCTATTTTCGGATCGGGCCCAGTGGGGCTTATGGCGCAAAAATCGGCCTGGATACAGGGCGCAGGCCGGGTAATTGCCATCGACCCACTCAACTATCGACTGGAACGGGCTCGTCGGGTTAATAAAGTTGAAACCCTCAATCCCGACGAGGTCGATGTGGTGGAAGCTATCCGATCCATGACTTCAGGCAGGGGAGCCGATGTCTGTGTCGATGCTGTAGGCATGGAAGCCAATCGCTCGCTGCTCGAAAAAGCCAAAGCCGTTATCAATCTGGAAAAAGGCACCACCAAAGTACTGGAGTTATGCTTTCGGGCGGTACGTCGTGGCGGTATTGTATCGGTCGTTGGCGTATACGGCAGCCCAACCGACAACTTCCCTATTGGGCGCGTGTTCGACAAAGGCATTACCATCCGCACAGGTCAGTCGTTTGTCCATAAAAATATCGACCATTTGCTGGATCTGGTTGTACAAGGCAAGGTGGTACTGGACGATATTATCTCACATATTCTGCCTCTATCCGAAGCCTCCCGTGCATATGAACTTTTCAAAAATAAAGAAGACGATTGCACCAAAGTGGTCTTAAAACCCTGA
- a CDS encoding phytase — MKFYLVITLSLVACQSTQSTAQQVVKPVIITDTVRHDTDDPAIWINPSDHAKSLIIGTDKDQDGGLYVFDLNGKIVKEVHDLKRPNNVDIAYGLKLAGKPTDIAVTTERFTHKLRIFSLPDMQPVDKGGLDMFVGDTASGFRDLMGIALYKAPSGIVYAMVGRKTGPTTGSYIGQYKLEDDGSGHVKATLIRKFGTYSGKKEIESIAVDNELGYVYYSDEGVGVRKYYADPERGNNELALFAKTGFAEDHEGISIYKTGPKTGYLLVSDQGANQFHIFRREGEPGRPNEHKLLKVVKVAAQVSDGSDVTNIALGKQFPHGLFVAMSEGKTFHYYRWEDIAGKDLK, encoded by the coding sequence ATGAAGTTTTATCTAGTCATAACCTTGTCCCTGGTTGCCTGTCAGTCAACTCAGTCAACGGCGCAGCAGGTGGTCAAGCCAGTCATTATTACCGATACCGTTCGTCACGATACCGACGATCCGGCTATCTGGATCAATCCATCCGATCACGCTAAAAGCCTGATTATCGGCACCGATAAGGATCAGGATGGCGGTCTGTATGTTTTCGATCTGAACGGGAAAATCGTCAAGGAAGTCCATGATCTGAAGCGCCCGAACAACGTCGACATTGCCTACGGTTTGAAATTAGCCGGGAAACCTACCGATATTGCTGTAACTACCGAACGATTTACGCATAAGCTCCGAATCTTTTCGCTGCCCGACATGCAGCCTGTCGACAAGGGGGGGCTTGATATGTTTGTGGGCGACACGGCTAGTGGCTTTCGCGATCTGATGGGCATTGCGCTTTACAAGGCGCCATCCGGTATAGTGTATGCCATGGTAGGACGAAAAACGGGGCCTACGACGGGGTCCTATATCGGTCAGTATAAGCTGGAGGATGATGGGTCGGGCCACGTAAAAGCAACGCTGATTCGGAAGTTTGGCACCTATAGCGGTAAGAAGGAAATTGAATCGATAGCAGTCGATAACGAACTAGGCTACGTCTACTATTCCGACGAAGGCGTTGGCGTTCGTAAATACTATGCCGACCCAGAACGAGGAAATAATGAACTAGCTCTGTTTGCCAAAACCGGTTTTGCGGAAGATCATGAAGGCATTTCTATTTATAAAACAGGCCCTAAAACGGGGTATCTGCTTGTATCGGATCAGGGGGCAAATCAATTCCATATTTTCCGACGTGAGGGCGAACCCGGCCGGCCGAACGAACATAAGCTCCTGAAAGTGGTGAAAGTAGCCGCTCAGGTCAGCGACGGCTCCGATGTAACGAATATAGCGCTTGGTAAACAGTTTCCACACGGGTTATTTGTGGCCATGTCGGAAGGCAAAACGTTCCATTATTATCGCTGGGAAGACATTGCTGGGAAGGATCTTAAGTAA
- a CDS encoding TonB-dependent receptor — MNRLVLIAGFYLLTASSVWAGTIRGRAIDAATGQPVVGATLLIENTKRYNVSGLDGSFLIKNVPIGKHTIRISYVSYRTMSRDVVLTTDDQTVTLDLLLETDTDRQLTEVTVKGKRDGASDRTARDLERNALQVTNIVSGRTIELSPDLTVANVIQRVSGISIERNSNGDGQYAILRGMDKRYNYTLVNGVKIPSPDNRYRYVPLDIFPAELLDRLEVYKALTPSMEGDAVGGAINMVMKDAPDHPTMLANLSTGYSELFANRPFVSFDTKHINAQSPYEQFGSQYSAKFADFNKASTTYTRQAPPPNLLGSFAIGNRFFNRKLGVMLAGSLQNTYRGSNSLFFNGDVVDTLRGVTLNKQSEREYSERQTRYGIHAKMDFRVNERNKIQWFNALISLANEQIRETKSTELGIGGFDPVLGNATLGFETRSRLTKQKIYNSTLQGTHQLTPNFGINWSTVYSTATNEVPDQTYVPLLGIRQNFVEKRTTVQDGQRRWEHNSDTDLAGYLNLTLKTNLAGVAVEWLAGGLYRDKQRTNFYNNYTLRPSNPFAQYGVDFSDYNQIVWTIQNPLGSVASALNYDASEKTTSGYLQFRTTDTPLEITGGVRVEHTDQHYAMKFPIGEDNPTGSQVYTDLLPSLHVRYRPTEQTNWRLSYFRSLNRPGFFEIVPYRIVNEEYQERGNPNLKRAIADNVDLRYEFFPRPLEQFMIGLFYKHIQDPIEYTLQKDAIRGQDLYYGPGNFGNATNFGLELDAIKYFRQWGIKANYTYTNSSITTPKSKRIRNTQGDLETITVNQTRALYGQSAHVANLSLLYKDTEHGFDGQLAASYTGGRINTVSQFVDNDLYQKGFVQMDASLEKRLGRASSGRASSGRASSGGGFLLFAKANNLLNTPTEIFIKNVNSKNSDIPNQDISGKTLIRRDFYQRSYVLGIRYKL, encoded by the coding sequence ATGAATCGACTTGTACTTATTGCTGGTTTTTATCTACTGACTGCTTCAAGCGTTTGGGCGGGCACAATCCGGGGAAGGGCCATTGATGCGGCTACGGGCCAGCCAGTAGTGGGAGCTACATTACTGATAGAAAACACTAAACGTTACAATGTATCAGGGCTGGATGGATCCTTTCTGATTAAGAATGTACCGATTGGCAAGCATACAATCAGAATCAGCTACGTATCCTACCGAACCATGAGTCGTGATGTCGTCCTTACGACTGACGACCAAACAGTTACGCTAGATTTGCTCCTCGAAACGGATACAGATCGCCAACTGACCGAAGTAACAGTGAAGGGCAAACGCGACGGAGCCAGCGACCGTACGGCCCGCGATCTCGAACGAAATGCGCTGCAGGTTACCAACATTGTCTCAGGCCGTACCATCGAACTGTCGCCCGATCTTACCGTTGCCAATGTCATACAGCGTGTCTCGGGCATTTCGATTGAACGGAACAGCAATGGCGACGGCCAGTATGCCATTCTGCGGGGGATGGACAAACGCTACAATTACACACTCGTCAACGGGGTGAAAATTCCCAGTCCTGACAACCGCTACCGCTACGTCCCGCTCGACATTTTCCCGGCCGAACTGCTCGATCGACTCGAAGTCTACAAAGCCCTGACACCAAGCATGGAGGGAGATGCCGTTGGTGGAGCCATCAATATGGTGATGAAAGATGCGCCCGACCACCCCACTATGCTGGCCAATCTTTCGACGGGCTATAGCGAACTGTTTGCCAATCGTCCATTCGTTAGTTTCGATACCAAACACATCAATGCGCAGTCGCCTTATGAGCAGTTTGGAAGCCAGTATAGCGCCAAATTTGCCGACTTCAACAAAGCCTCAACAACCTATACCCGGCAAGCGCCACCGCCCAATCTGCTCGGTAGTTTTGCCATTGGCAACCGATTTTTCAACCGCAAATTGGGAGTCATGCTGGCAGGTAGTCTCCAAAATACGTATCGAGGCAGCAACAGCCTGTTTTTCAATGGTGATGTGGTCGATACATTACGGGGTGTTACCCTCAACAAACAAAGTGAGCGCGAGTACTCCGAACGGCAAACCCGCTATGGAATCCATGCCAAGATGGACTTTCGGGTTAATGAACGAAATAAAATCCAGTGGTTCAACGCACTCATCAGCCTGGCCAATGAGCAAATCCGCGAAACCAAATCGACGGAACTGGGCATTGGCGGTTTCGATCCGGTTCTGGGCAATGCAACCCTGGGTTTTGAAACCCGCTCACGACTGACGAAGCAGAAAATTTACAACAGCACACTTCAGGGAACGCATCAGCTAACGCCCAATTTTGGCATCAACTGGTCAACCGTTTACTCGACGGCGACGAACGAAGTGCCCGATCAAACCTATGTACCCTTGCTGGGTATTCGCCAGAATTTTGTTGAAAAACGAACGACGGTTCAGGATGGGCAACGCCGATGGGAGCATAACTCGGATACGGATCTGGCGGGGTATCTGAACCTAACGCTGAAAACAAACCTGGCGGGTGTAGCCGTCGAATGGCTGGCCGGTGGCCTATACCGTGATAAGCAACGGACTAACTTTTACAATAATTACACACTTCGACCAAGCAACCCGTTTGCCCAATACGGTGTCGATTTCAGTGATTACAACCAGATTGTCTGGACCATTCAGAACCCCCTTGGCTCTGTTGCCTCGGCCCTGAATTACGACGCCAGCGAGAAAACGACATCCGGTTACCTTCAATTCCGCACCACCGATACACCCCTCGAAATTACGGGGGGGGTACGGGTTGAGCATACCGATCAGCACTACGCCATGAAATTCCCGATTGGTGAAGATAACCCAACCGGTAGCCAGGTTTACACCGATTTGTTACCCAGCCTGCACGTCCGCTATCGACCTACCGAGCAAACCAACTGGCGCCTGTCGTACTTCCGGTCCTTGAACCGACCTGGCTTTTTCGAGATTGTCCCCTACCGGATTGTCAACGAAGAGTATCAGGAGCGGGGCAATCCTAATCTGAAGCGGGCCATTGCCGACAATGTGGATTTACGCTACGAGTTTTTTCCACGTCCGCTGGAACAGTTTATGATCGGTCTTTTCTACAAGCACATTCAGGACCCGATCGAATACACGCTGCAAAAAGACGCCATTCGCGGTCAGGATTTGTATTACGGACCGGGCAATTTCGGTAATGCGACCAACTTCGGCCTGGAACTGGATGCCATCAAGTATTTCCGGCAATGGGGGATAAAGGCCAATTACACCTATACAAACTCCAGCATTACCACACCCAAATCGAAGCGTATCCGCAATACACAGGGCGATCTGGAAACGATCACGGTCAATCAAACGCGGGCGTTGTATGGCCAGTCGGCACACGTAGCTAACCTGTCGCTGCTCTACAAAGACACCGAACACGGCTTCGATGGCCAGCTTGCCGCCAGCTACACGGGTGGCCGTATCAATACCGTATCGCAGTTTGTAGATAACGATCTGTATCAGAAAGGCTTTGTCCAGATGGATGCTTCGCTCGAAAAGCGACTTGGCCGAGCCAGTTCAGGCCGAGCCAGTTCAGGCCGAGCCAGTTCAGGCGGGGGATTCCTACTATTTGCCAAAGCCAATAATCTACTGAATACACCCACGGAGATTTTCATCAAGAATGTCAACAGCAAAAATTCAGACATCCCCAACCAAGACATATCGGGCAAGACACTCATCCGCCGTGATTTCTACCAACGCTCGTATGTGCTAGGCATCCGCTACAAGTTATAA